In Engraulis encrasicolus isolate BLACKSEA-1 chromosome 24, IST_EnEncr_1.0, whole genome shotgun sequence, a single genomic region encodes these proteins:
- the LOC134441724 gene encoding uncharacterized protein LOC134441724 has translation MARCRPPKGHGAIPQPRDTNGQVDSQGPVSMDGVAVSCLLDTGSQVSMMRQDWFEEHFGTNGQRLKDPTSWLKLRAANGKEIPYLGYVTLQVDVAGVSLENVGVIVVKNSCLTVSALVGMNIIKEVWQILFQNSAPCDVKRQPPLNAFGKVMWQKAMHICQKEHRFTSPEGFVGYARLASRRPVTVPGNREVLLNCKARNGPCGRSYEALMEPLPTRDGLLVARTLVNVNNGQMQVRVRNISNTPMTLYPYQKLGELLTLNVCEVFDDCPDLQLVPNEASGVPVNAVEAGSVNANPPPQFDLEGVQLSAEQKEKLATLLTTHQSVFSQHEEDYGCTETILHEIPTGDAAPIRQRYRQIPPNLYGEVKALIKRMLDADIIKPSSSPWSSPIVLVRKKDGSIRFCVDYRQLNQVTRKDSYPLPRVEEALASLKKARWYSTLDLASGYWQVKMHQKDMDKTAFTTPMGLFEFQRMPFGLCNAPASFQRLMESCLGDQNYQSLLIYLDDVIVFAPDFNSHLDRLDFVFSRLSQQGLKLKPDKCKLLRSSVQYLGHVVSDAGIAPDPDKVVAVQEWKVLQWCQRKTMAWKSPGSKR, from the exons ATGGCTCGCTGCAGGCCCCCCAAAGGTCACGGAGCTATTCCCCAGCCCCGAGACACCAACGGGCAGGTCGACAGCCAAGGCCCC gTGTCCATGGATGGAGTTGCTGTCTCGTGCCTGCTGGATACTGGCTCCCAAGTATCCATGATGCGTCAGGACTGGTTTGAAGAGCATTTCGGAACAAATGGTCAACGGCTGAAGGATCCAACCTCCTGGCTAAAGCTGAGAGCAGCCAATGGCAAAGAAATACCATATCTGGGGTATGTAACGCTTCAGGTGGACGTTGCTGGTGTAAGCCTAGAGAATGTGGGCGTAATCGTAGTCAAAAATTCATGTCTGACAGTGTCTGCACTAGTGGGGATGAATATCATCAAAGAAGTTTGGCAGATCTTGTTCCAGAACAGTGCCCCCTGTGATGTCAAAAGGCAACCACCATTGAACGCCTTTGGAAAAGTCATGTGGCAGAAAGCTATGCACATCTGCCAAAAAGAACACCGCTTCACCTCACCAGAGGGGTTCGTGGGCTATGCCCGTCTGGCCAGTCGGCGCCCTGTAACAGTGCCAGGTAATCGTGAGGTGCTCTTGAACTGTAAAGCTCGAAACGGGCCTTGTGGTCGAAGTTACGAAGCCCTTATGGAGCCGCTGCCCACCAGAGACGGACTGCTGGTGGCTCGCACCCTGGTGAATGTGAACAATGGTCAAATGCAGGTGCGTGTCCGAAATATCAGTAATACACCAATGACCTTGTACCCATACCAAAAATTGGGAGAATTGCTGACAttaaatgtgtgtgaagtgtttgaTGACTGCCCTGACTTGCAGTTGGTCCCCAATGAAGCCAGTGGGGTGCCAGTAAATGCAGTGGAAGCAGGTAGTGTGAACGCCAACCCACCACCTCAATTTGACCTAGAAGGGGTGCAATTGTCAGCTGAGCAAAAAGAAAAACTGGCCACACTGTTGACTACACATCAGTCTGTCTTTTCACAGCATGAGGAGGACTATGGCTGCACGGAGACCATCCTACATGAGATACCAACAGGGGATGCAGCCCCAATCAGACAGAGATATCGACAGATCCCTCCAAATCTGTACGGTGAGGTCAAGGCTTTGATTAAACGAATGTTGGATGCCGACATAATCAAACCCAGCTCAAGTCCATGGTCCTCTCCTATAGTCCTAGTACGGAAAAAGGATGGCTCCATTCGGTTTTGTGTAGACTATAGGCAGCTGAACCAAGTAACCCGAAAAGACTCATACCCCCTACCCCGGGTGGAAGAAGCATTAGCCAGCTTAAAGAAGGCCCGCTGGTACTCGACCCTTGATCTTGCATCAGGTTACTGGCAAGTCAAAATGCACCAAAAAGATATGGACAAAACGGCTTTCACCACTCCTATGGGGCTATTTGAGTTCCAACGAATGCCATTCGGACTGTGCAATGCACCGGCAAGCTTCCAACGCCTAATGGAGAGCTGCTTGGGAGATCAAAACTATCAATCATTGTTGATTTACCTTGATGATGTGATTGTTTTTGCCCCAGACTTTAATAGCCACCTTGATCGCCTTGATTTTGTCTTCTCTCGCCTCTCCCAGCAGGGTCTAAAGTTGAAACCAGACAAATGCAAGCTCCTCCGAAGCAGTGTCCAGTATCTGGGTCACGTGGTATCTGATGCTGGAATAGCTCCAGACCCTGACAAGGTGGTGGCTGTTCAGGAATGGAAG GTGCTGCAGTGGTGCCAGAGGAAGACGATGGCATGGAAGTCCC